In Oceanobacillus sp. FSL K6-2867, one DNA window encodes the following:
- a CDS encoding nucleoside hydrolase encodes MKPIIIDTDPGIDDIVALTAALFSEKLDVKLITTVGGNVGIENTTKNAIDLVTFLEKDTRVAKGFGEPLLRSAKTATQVHGNSGIGEYKFEAEPNPAILSNENAVIELRNTIMNAAEPVTLVPIGPLTNIALLFKTFPEVKANIAEVVLMGGAVEGGNATPVAEFNIYADPHAAKIVFDTDIKIVMCGLDVTRLTSVTMGDVMKVKDHGSIGKMIYEMLHYYKNAYSNEAIAIHDLCTIFYLTKPEFFTVKQAKVDVVTEGPAAGCTVTNYIDGGNVSVCVDANVKAFREEFVNVFQEINSNVMC; translated from the coding sequence ATGAAACCAATTATTATTGATACAGATCCTGGGATTGATGATATTGTTGCATTAACTGCAGCGTTATTTTCTGAGAAACTTGATGTGAAATTAATAACAACGGTTGGTGGTAACGTTGGTATTGAAAACACAACAAAAAATGCTATTGATCTTGTAACCTTTTTAGAAAAGGATACGCGGGTTGCAAAGGGATTTGGTGAACCACTATTAAGATCAGCAAAAACGGCAACTCAGGTGCATGGAAACAGTGGTATCGGCGAATATAAATTTGAAGCAGAACCGAATCCTGCTATACTTTCTAATGAGAATGCCGTTATAGAATTGAGAAATACGATTATGAATGCTGCTGAACCTGTAACGCTTGTACCAATTGGGCCACTTACGAATATTGCACTTCTGTTTAAAACATTCCCAGAAGTTAAAGCGAATATTGCTGAGGTTGTGTTGATGGGTGGAGCGGTTGAAGGTGGTAATGCAACACCTGTAGCGGAATTCAATATTTATGCAGATCCACATGCAGCGAAGATTGTTTTCGATACCGATATTAAAATTGTCATGTGCGGACTTGATGTCACTCGTCTGACAAGTGTCACCATGGGGGATGTTATGAAGGTGAAGGACCATGGCAGTATCGGCAAAATGATTTATGAGATGCTGCATTATTATAAAAACGCCTATTCAAATGAAGCTATTGCAATACATGATTTATGTACCATTTTTTACCTGACAAAACCTGAATTCTTTACTGTTAAACAGGCAAAAGTAGATGTGGTGACAGAAGGTCCAGCAGCAGGATGTACGGTAACGAATTATATAGATGGTGGCAATGTTTCCGTTTGTGTGGACGCAAATGTGAAAGCGTTTCGGGAGGAATTTGTAAACGTATTTCAAGAGATTAATAGTAATGTAATGTGCTAA
- a CDS encoding LCP family protein, with protein MNRDMLKKIVLIVVTVLVVGIVTTGSYAWNLFTSAMTDIQEEIDYKKTEKRLQNIDLAEGDPISVLLMGIDEPEGKKDIYRRSDTLIYLTLNPDTKSTHMVSIPRDTLTEIVGHGKKDKINHSYAFGGTAMTLRTVEKFLNAPVDYFVKVDMKGFQDIVDAVDGIEVTNSFEFTQDDFTFEKGPIHLGGEEALSYIRMRKEDPKGDFGRQKRQRQVIQALLEKGSTLPGLTSSITNLEEIITSVSGSVRTNLGLKEMWDIQSNYVDALRHIKEHEIEGKETKESKVFYYIPDDEKMKQLSKDLNEQLGRSGE; from the coding sequence ATGAATAGAGATATGTTAAAGAAAATTGTACTAATTGTAGTCACTGTTTTAGTTGTTGGGATTGTAACAACTGGCAGCTATGCCTGGAATTTATTTACGTCTGCCATGACAGATATTCAGGAAGAAATAGATTACAAGAAAACAGAAAAACGACTGCAAAACATCGATCTTGCAGAGGGCGATCCCATATCTGTTTTGCTGATGGGAATTGACGAACCTGAAGGAAAGAAAGACATTTATCGTCGTTCCGATACACTTATTTACTTAACGTTAAACCCGGATACTAAATCAACCCATATGGTAAGTATACCCCGTGACACACTGACTGAAATAGTTGGACATGGAAAGAAAGATAAAATCAACCATTCTTATGCGTTTGGAGGCACAGCAATGACATTAAGAACGGTGGAAAAATTCCTAAATGCTCCGGTTGACTATTTCGTGAAAGTAGACATGAAAGGATTCCAAGACATTGTGGATGCGGTAGACGGTATTGAAGTAACGAACTCATTTGAGTTTACACAGGATGACTTTACCTTTGAAAAAGGACCAATTCATCTAGGAGGAGAAGAAGCCTTATCCTATATTCGGATGCGGAAAGAGGATCCAAAAGGAGATTTCGGTCGCCAGAAAAGACAGCGACAAGTTATCCAAGCCCTTTTAGAAAAAGGGAGTACCTTACCAGGCTTAACATCTTCTATTACGAACCTTGAGGAGATTATCACCTCTGTTTCAGGCAGTGTCAGAACAAACTTAGGCTTAAAGGAAATGTGGGATATCCAATCGAATTACGTTGATGCTCTTCGTCATATTAAAGAGCACGAAATAGAAGGAAAAGAAACGAAAGAAAGTAAAGTTTTTTACTATATACCTGATGATGAGAAAATGAAGCAGCTTTCTAAGGATTTAAATGAGCAGTTGGGGAGAAGTGGGGAATAA
- the solA gene encoding N-methyl-L-tryptophan oxidase → MDADVAVIGVGTMGSAAAWQLASRGAKVLGFERYAPGHDKGAGHGETRIFRTAYGEGTEYVPFLQEAKKLWRQLETETGNNIYEETGRIIISEKKDLETEINGANLHNLPYELLDAQEASVRFPQHKYEENDMVYVDPEAGFVRPELAIQAASQRAIELGARIYCGVSVTAIEPDDAGVTIYCGEESFRVGHVVVSAGAWASKLLPQLSLPVWVERQILVWYRAKNPDAFTLENFPTFAREREGHRWYGFPSLDGDLVKVAFHHGGDTVDPDTIDRATHKEDTELLSNFIERYIPDLDPNPVKAKVCMYTNTPDNHFIIGPVSGLPNVTMLGPMAGHGFKFAPIMGKLVAEVATGATPALNIDMFRPDRLIRV, encoded by the coding sequence ATGGATGCAGATGTAGCGGTAATTGGTGTTGGGACAATGGGAAGTGCAGCAGCTTGGCAGCTTGCTTCACGAGGTGCGAAAGTATTAGGATTTGAACGATATGCTCCAGGTCATGATAAAGGTGCGGGACATGGTGAAACCCGTATATTCCGAACTGCATATGGCGAGGGAACCGAATATGTTCCATTTCTTCAGGAAGCTAAAAAGCTGTGGCGACAACTTGAAACCGAGACAGGAAATAATATATATGAAGAAACAGGGAGAATTATTATTTCCGAAAAAAAGGATTTAGAAACAGAAATCAATGGAGCAAACCTTCATAATTTACCTTATGAGTTATTAGATGCGCAAGAAGCTTCTGTACGTTTTCCACAACATAAATATGAAGAGAATGATATGGTTTATGTGGATCCGGAAGCAGGCTTTGTTAGACCCGAGCTTGCTATACAAGCTGCATCGCAACGTGCGATTGAACTGGGTGCCAGAATATATTGCGGTGTATCTGTTACAGCTATTGAGCCTGATGATGCTGGAGTAACAATTTATTGTGGAGAAGAAAGTTTCCGGGTCGGTCATGTTGTTGTGTCTGCAGGTGCTTGGGCATCTAAGCTACTTCCACAATTATCATTGCCGGTTTGGGTGGAAAGACAGATATTAGTGTGGTATCGTGCGAAAAATCCAGATGCCTTTACACTGGAAAACTTCCCAACCTTCGCACGCGAGCGAGAAGGGCACAGATGGTATGGTTTCCCATCACTAGATGGTGATCTCGTTAAAGTTGCTTTTCATCATGGCGGAGATACAGTTGACCCAGATACGATAGATCGAGCTACACATAAAGAAGATACAGAGCTATTATCAAACTTTATTGAAAGATACATCCCTGACCTTGATCCTAATCCTGTAAAGGCAAAAGTATGTATGTACACGAATACACCAGATAACCATTTTATTATTGGTCCTGTTTCGGGGCTGCCTAATGTAACGATGCTTGGACCAATGGCGGGACATGGATTTAAATTTGCACCAATCATGGGCAAATTAGTTGCTGAAGTTGCCACAGGTGCGACACCAGCATTGAATATAGATATGTTTCGGCCTGATCGGTTAATACGTGTTTGA
- a CDS encoding nucleoside hydrolase, which produces MEKVILDVDTGIDDALAILYAAESKKLDILGITAVNGNVPLEYVMENSKKVLKFLGNNEIKVYKGASRPILTEPHHEFRVHGEDGIGGALNDIHVDEEDPNLFAPDFIIEQAYKHQGDLTLIMVGPLTNLALALRKEPNLEHWVKNVVVMGGLVSESGKGNKLPNSEFNIYADAEAAKMVFHSGIPVKLVSLDVTLKTFLTRERMEELQGSKYYDFVIKSTEVFRGFSKKRYGIDGCALHDPLTVGVVLDPTLVKTAKYFVDVETKSDLSYGQTICDFRNIWEKEPNVEICLDVDHERFITLFIDALKSVKA; this is translated from the coding sequence ATGGAAAAAGTAATTTTAGATGTAGATACTGGGATAGATGATGCATTAGCCATTCTGTATGCAGCTGAAAGTAAGAAACTTGATATTTTGGGGATTACTGCTGTTAATGGGAATGTTCCGCTTGAATATGTGATGGAAAACAGTAAAAAGGTATTAAAATTTTTAGGGAATAACGAGATCAAAGTGTATAAAGGAGCAAGCCGTCCCATTTTGACAGAACCACATCATGAATTTCGAGTGCATGGGGAGGATGGAATTGGCGGCGCATTAAATGATATCCATGTTGATGAGGAAGATCCTAATCTGTTTGCACCGGATTTCATTATTGAACAGGCATACAAACATCAAGGTGATTTGACATTAATTATGGTTGGCCCGTTGACAAATCTTGCTTTAGCACTTCGTAAGGAACCAAACTTGGAACATTGGGTTAAAAATGTCGTGGTGATGGGTGGACTTGTTTCTGAAAGTGGGAAAGGAAATAAACTTCCAAACTCAGAGTTTAATATTTATGCCGATGCTGAAGCTGCTAAAATGGTGTTTCACTCTGGTATCCCGGTCAAACTAGTAAGCTTGGACGTGACGTTAAAAACATTCTTAACTAGAGAACGGATGGAAGAGTTACAGGGGAGCAAATATTACGATTTTGTGATTAAAAGTACCGAAGTCTTTCGGGGGTTCAGCAAGAAAAGATATGGAATAGATGGTTGCGCACTTCATGATCCATTAACTGTTGGTGTTGTATTAGACCCAACGCTCGTAAAAACTGCAAAGTATTTTGTAGATGTCGAGACGAAGAGTGATTTAAGCTATGGACAAACGATATGTGATTTTAGAAACATTTGGGAGAAGGAGCCAAATGTCGAAATTTGTCTTGATGTTGATCACGAAAGATTTATTACCTTGTTTATTGATGCTTTAAAAAGCGTAAAAGCATAG
- the rbsK gene encoding ribokinase — protein MTKPIITVIGSINMDLVVSALRRPKAGETILGNDFQTSPGGKGANQAVAAARLGAEVHMIGCIGNDEFGSELKTFLERETIFLNGVEPVTGISSGVALITIAEADNSIIVVPGTNKLVTPEYVRKYEEQIATSDIVLTQLEIPIESVEEIARLCYKHQTPLILNPAPAMELNENLIKLASYITPNEIELAYLEKTEIELSNYPEKLIVTQGKDGVIYHDGDGICKVPSFIVPTVDTTGAGDTFNGAFAYAISKNKNVKAACNFANAAAALSVQKMGAQGGMPTKDEVNKFLRAQGIANAEIRD, from the coding sequence TTGACGAAACCAATTATTACAGTAATCGGAAGCATTAACATGGACTTAGTTGTCTCAGCTTTAAGACGCCCTAAAGCTGGGGAAACCATATTAGGAAATGATTTTCAAACAAGCCCGGGAGGAAAGGGAGCAAATCAAGCTGTCGCAGCCGCCCGATTAGGGGCAGAAGTTCATATGATAGGGTGTATAGGTAACGATGAATTTGGATCAGAGTTAAAGACATTCCTTGAAAGGGAAACTATTTTTTTGAATGGTGTGGAACCGGTTACAGGTATTTCCTCAGGAGTTGCTTTAATTACGATTGCCGAAGCCGATAACAGTATTATCGTAGTTCCTGGAACCAATAAGCTGGTTACTCCAGAATATGTGAGAAAATATGAAGAACAAATTGCCACGAGTGATATTGTTCTTACACAATTAGAAATCCCTATTGAATCTGTAGAGGAAATTGCAAGGTTATGTTATAAACACCAGACACCATTGATTTTAAACCCGGCGCCTGCTATGGAATTAAATGAGAATCTCATCAAACTTGCCAGTTATATTACACCCAATGAAATAGAACTTGCCTATTTAGAAAAAACAGAAATAGAGTTGAGCAATTACCCGGAGAAGTTAATCGTAACTCAAGGAAAAGACGGTGTTATCTATCATGACGGCGATGGTATTTGTAAGGTACCTAGTTTTATAGTGCCAACAGTTGATACAACAGGGGCAGGCGATACATTTAATGGTGCTTTCGCCTACGCTATTAGTAAAAATAAAAATGTGAAAGCAGCATGTAATTTTGCGAATGCAGCAGCAGCTCTATCCGTTCAGAAAATGGGAGCTCAGGGAGGAATGCCGACAAAAGATGAAGTAAATAAATTTTTACGTGCTCAAGGGATTGCAAATGCAGAGATTAGGGATTAA
- a CDS encoding glycosyltransferase — translation MEIYLMILFYLCLLFPVLHLFHCLPWFSLKGENDKHKLASEKGISILVPCYNEERIIETSINSMKSLAYENFEVIYINDGSSDHTFHLLQKYLELETLWKTPLNQLSSQEVVGTYQSKRYPNIYVVDKLNGGKADALNAGVEYSRKELVVTLDADTVLTEQALTAVNDKFEDENVVAAGGMVHVLQTKTANPLNKLSLSKANMLLRVQMLDFIKAFYITKISLARFQGLAIISGAFGIFKKDLLIEVGGYRSSVGEDIDITLKIQRYISKKKNRKKKVVLISDAISYTELPETWKDLFKQRIRWQKGYMDCFVHFLPFLLKTLFTKSVSFFYIVESFVVAILAAYITAGVFIYTAITGYSPALISFILLYLVYIFLFNLIYTTMAIRQVKRYGFSFEKGDRFRLLLTVLYDIFVHRFVTMYFVMYGSVAYFFNRDWKKVARTGRNYETDVAS, via the coding sequence TTGGAAATCTATTTAATGATCCTATTCTACTTATGTTTGCTTTTTCCGGTACTCCATCTATTCCATTGCTTACCATGGTTTAGTTTAAAGGGAGAAAACGATAAACATAAGTTGGCGTCAGAAAAAGGGATAAGTATTTTAGTCCCTTGCTATAATGAGGAAAGAATTATTGAAACATCGATCAACAGTATGAAATCATTAGCATATGAAAATTTTGAAGTGATTTATATCAATGATGGTTCATCCGATCATACATTTCATCTCTTGCAAAAATATTTAGAGTTGGAGACATTGTGGAAAACACCATTAAATCAACTCTCATCTCAAGAGGTAGTGGGTACATATCAATCAAAGCGTTACCCGAATATTTATGTTGTCGATAAATTAAATGGTGGAAAAGCGGATGCGTTAAATGCGGGAGTAGAATATTCCAGAAAAGAATTGGTTGTCACATTAGATGCGGATACTGTGTTAACAGAGCAAGCCTTAACTGCAGTCAACGATAAATTTGAAGATGAGAATGTCGTTGCGGCAGGTGGGATGGTGCATGTTTTGCAAACCAAAACAGCTAATCCCCTAAATAAGCTTTCTCTTTCTAAAGCAAATATGCTGCTGCGCGTGCAAATGCTAGATTTTATAAAAGCATTTTATATTACGAAAATATCGCTTGCACGTTTTCAAGGGCTAGCTATTATATCGGGAGCATTTGGCATCTTTAAGAAGGATCTACTGATTGAAGTCGGTGGCTATCGATCATCGGTGGGCGAAGACATTGACATTACATTAAAAATCCAGCGATACATTTCCAAAAAGAAGAACAGGAAAAAGAAAGTCGTACTCATATCAGATGCCATTAGCTACACGGAATTACCGGAAACGTGGAAAGACTTATTTAAGCAGCGTATACGCTGGCAAAAAGGATATATGGATTGCTTTGTTCACTTTCTGCCTTTCCTTTTGAAGACATTATTTACAAAGTCTGTTTCTTTTTTCTATATCGTTGAATCATTTGTAGTAGCAATACTAGCAGCTTATATCACAGCAGGAGTATTTATTTATACAGCAATAACAGGTTATTCTCCTGCACTGATTAGCTTTATTCTTCTCTATTTAGTGTATATATTTTTATTTAACCTTATTTACACTACAATGGCAATTAGACAAGTAAAACGGTATGGATTCTCATTTGAAAAGGGGGACCGGTTTCGCTTATTGCTAACGGTTCTCTATGATATTTTTGTGCATCGATTTGTTACGATGTACTTCGTTATGTACGGAAGCGTTGCTTATTTCTTTAATCGAGACTGGAAAAAGGTTGCTCGAACCGGAAGAAATTATGAAACAGATGTGGCTTCATAG
- a CDS encoding LacI family DNA-binding transcriptional regulator, which translates to MATIKEVAKEAGVSVATVSRVLNKSGYVSKESAASVKKAIEKLNYQPNSVARSLYHKTSNMIGLIIPDITNPFFPELARAVEDVAMIYGYTVVLCNSDQDPDKEKKYIDLFKQKYVDGIIITAHGSNSELYIDSKIPIVALDRISDSSLPTVVSNNYDGARNATKLLLQKGAKNLAHIRGPQGITPADDRYQGFIDEMKEQHFDYIIEESAFELKAAEKLAENFFNTHAQVDGIFCSSDAIAVGFLKVALKRGIKIPQDVQIIGFDGVAFGEMIYPELTTVAQPIYDMGALATRLLIKIINGKETEQLKYEIPTKMIERGTTK; encoded by the coding sequence ATGGCGACAATTAAAGAAGTGGCGAAAGAAGCTGGTGTATCAGTTGCTACTGTATCTAGAGTATTGAATAAAAGTGGTTATGTTAGTAAAGAATCAGCAGCCAGTGTCAAAAAAGCTATTGAAAAATTAAATTATCAACCTAATTCTGTAGCGAGATCACTCTATCATAAAACTTCTAATATGATTGGTCTTATTATTCCGGATATTACAAATCCCTTTTTTCCAGAATTGGCAAGGGCTGTAGAGGATGTAGCTATGATTTACGGTTATACAGTCGTATTATGTAATTCGGATCAAGACCCGGATAAAGAAAAAAAATATATCGATTTGTTTAAACAGAAATATGTAGATGGCATCATCATAACTGCACATGGATCTAATTCAGAATTATATATAGACTCAAAAATCCCTATAGTTGCCTTGGACCGTATTAGTGATTCAAGTTTACCGACAGTAGTATCGAATAATTATGATGGAGCCCGAAACGCCACTAAATTATTATTACAAAAAGGGGCAAAGAATTTAGCTCATATTCGGGGCCCGCAAGGTATTACGCCTGCTGATGATCGTTATCAAGGATTTATTGATGAAATGAAAGAACAGCACTTTGACTATATTATAGAGGAATCAGCATTTGAATTGAAAGCTGCTGAAAAGCTGGCAGAGAACTTTTTCAATACACATGCTCAAGTAGATGGCATCTTTTGCAGTAGTGATGCGATTGCAGTGGGATTTTTGAAGGTAGCATTAAAAAGAGGAATTAAAATCCCACAAGATGTACAGATTATTGGATTTGATGGTGTTGCCTTTGGTGAAATGATCTATCCGGAACTAACAACAGTGGCACAACCAATTTATGATATGGGAGCTTTAGCTACAAGGTTGTTGATAAAAATTATAAATGGAAAAGAAACCGAGCAATTAAAGTATGAAATACCAACGAAAATGATAGAACGTGGCACTACTAAATAA
- a CDS encoding NAD(P)H-dependent oxidoreductase gives MKLVGLSGALAGEKTSIVVNDVLVAAQHFDSSIQTELIDLRDYEIELFNGSPLIAYNEDTWNVVQKITSADFLVFGTPIYQASISGALKNLLDHLPEYVFKHKVTGMVATGWSNKHFLVMEYHLRSILSYFKGLVPTGNVFVHNNSFNEDSDEIIDERVSERIQALAEEIVYLQHGINNR, from the coding sequence ATGAAACTTGTTGGCCTATCAGGAGCACTTGCTGGTGAAAAGACATCCATCGTTGTAAATGATGTTTTAGTCGCGGCACAGCATTTCGATTCAAGCATACAGACTGAATTAATCGATTTAAGGGACTATGAAATTGAATTATTTAATGGATCCCCATTAATAGCATATAACGAAGATACTTGGAATGTGGTTCAAAAAATTACCTCTGCAGATTTCCTCGTGTTTGGGACACCGATTTATCAAGCATCTATTTCAGGAGCTTTAAAAAATCTGTTAGATCACTTACCCGAATATGTATTTAAACATAAAGTGACAGGCATGGTTGCGACTGGGTGGTCAAACAAACACTTTCTTGTAATGGAATATCATTTAAGATCCATCTTATCCTACTTCAAAGGATTAGTTCCGACAGGCAATGTCTTCGTCCACAATAATTCCTTTAATGAAGACAGCGATGAAATTATAGATGAACGTGTTTCGGAAAGGATTCAAGCGCTTGCGGAAGAAATTGTTTATTTGCAGCACGGGATAAATAACAGGTAA
- a CDS encoding nucleoside transporter C-terminal domain-containing protein: protein MINILWGLMGCAGIILISYLLSENKKAINIWTVSMGFISQIILGFIVLQWDIGIKIVEVVSNGVSKVMDYGVEGLAFVFGSLADKEGPAGPIFAINVLAIMIFLSALISLLYYFGIMQWGVRVIGGTISKFMKTGYVESTNAASNIFLGMTQSFLTVKPYIKNMSRSQIFAIMVGGLASVSGAVLLGLAAMGIPINYLLSAAIMSAPAGLMIAKFMIPETEPLNQNEWNEADEFSGDSKKDTSMMEVIVEGSNDGLKFAVNAVIILISIIGLVALLNGILGGVGSLIGLPSLSFELILGYIFAPFAFIIGIPWNEAIMAGNLLGQKIIINEFVAFASFSSIIEQFSEKSTAVLTFALSGFANIGSIGIILGVMLGIAPNRKKEIQDMAFKALIAATLANLLNGAIAGIFFF, encoded by the coding sequence ATGATTAATATCTTGTGGGGATTAATGGGATGTGCGGGTATTATTTTGATCTCGTACTTGCTCTCTGAAAATAAAAAAGCGATTAATATATGGACTGTCAGCATGGGGTTTATTTCCCAAATTATTTTAGGATTTATCGTTTTGCAATGGGATATTGGAATCAAGATTGTTGAGGTTGTTTCGAATGGAGTTTCGAAAGTAATGGATTATGGTGTAGAAGGGTTAGCCTTTGTATTTGGCTCTTTAGCAGATAAAGAAGGTCCAGCCGGTCCCATTTTTGCCATTAATGTTCTGGCAATCATGATATTCCTGTCCGCTCTCATCTCGTTGCTTTACTATTTTGGGATCATGCAGTGGGGAGTCCGTGTGATTGGAGGAACCATATCAAAATTTATGAAGACGGGTTACGTAGAATCTACAAACGCAGCGTCCAATATATTCTTAGGTATGACACAATCGTTTTTAACGGTAAAACCTTATATAAAAAATATGTCTAGATCACAAATATTTGCCATCATGGTAGGAGGGTTAGCCTCTGTTTCAGGTGCCGTTTTACTAGGTTTGGCTGCTATGGGGATTCCAATTAACTATTTATTATCAGCAGCAATTATGTCAGCACCTGCAGGTTTAATGATTGCCAAATTTATGATACCGGAGACAGAACCCTTAAATCAAAATGAGTGGAATGAGGCGGATGAATTCTCAGGAGACTCTAAAAAAGATACCAGTATGATGGAAGTTATTGTAGAAGGATCCAACGATGGTTTGAAATTTGCTGTTAATGCTGTCATTATATTAATCTCTATCATTGGGCTTGTTGCTTTGCTTAATGGAATTCTAGGTGGAGTTGGATCATTAATTGGATTACCAAGTCTATCATTTGAGCTCATACTCGGATATATTTTTGCCCCTTTTGCTTTTATTATTGGAATACCATGGAATGAAGCAATCATGGCAGGGAATTTACTTGGGCAAAAAATTATTATCAATGAATTTGTCGCATTTGCATCTTTTTCATCGATTATCGAACAATTTTCCGAAAAGTCAACTGCTGTTTTAACATTTGCACTTTCTGGTTTTGCAAATATCGGTTCAATCGGTATTATTTTAGGTGTTATGTTGGGAATCGCACCTAATCGAAAAAAGGAAATTCAAGATATGGCATTTAAGGCTTTAATAGCTGCTACATTAGCTAATTTATTAAATGGAGCAATCGCAGGTATATTCTTCTTTTAA